The DNA sequence CATTATGACAAAATAAACGACAGCTAATATTATAAATGTAGAAACTAAGTTAAAATTCGATATTAAAAATTCTATAACCGGACTTGCTATCATTGAGGCAAACCCAAATCCCATTATGGCTAACCCAGTAGCAAGTCCGCGTTTGTCTGGGAACCATTTTACTAATGTAGAAACAGGTGCGATATAACCTATACCTAATCCAATTCCGGATAATACACCGTAACCTAAGTAAAGTAACCATAGATTTTCAACTGAAATGGCATAACTTGAAACCACAAGTCCAGATATAAAGAATATGGTAGATACAAAACCAGAAACGCGTGGCCCAAATTTTTCAACAAAATGTCCCATAAAAGCAGCGGACAATCCTAAAAATAGTATGGCTATACTAAATGTTCTTGAAACTTCCCCTAAACTGAACCCTAAATCATTTTGAATATGTTTAGTGAACACGCTCCATGAATATACAGAGCCAATAGAAATATGGATTCCTACAGCGGCTAAAGCGATTAACCACCTGTTTTTCACCTTCTTTTGCATATTAATCCCCCTTAAATGTGTCTAATTTATGTCATTATAGCTAAGTTTTAATTTTTGAGCAAATTTATTCAAAAATAAGTGAATCTTACTAATTTAGTATGAATTTTAGAAGCGCATGACTACTAGGTTTTAACAGTTAGGCATGCCTAACTGTTAAAAAGCGGTTTCATTTAAACACTTAAGAAATCATATATTTGAGTTAAGAATGAATGACCAAATTTACATATTGTGTTGTTATAATTTTGGTATAGATAACACAACACGAAGCACAAGAAATTCAATTCCTTGAAACTAATTCGTATATGTTTTCGTATTGATATAGATTTTGTGTAGAACGTGTTTAGGTAGTTATCTGTTATTGTAACGTTGAAATGGATCATATAATGATTCAAGATATTTTTATAAAGTTTCCCGGCTTTATAAAAATACATGTTTCCTTAATTAATAACCCTTCCCCGAAAAGCGCTCGTTAATTCCCGGACGAGCGCTTTTCACTTGCAAAAATTTAAGATGATAATTTTATTTACATATGATGTTAAGTTTACTGACTTATATTTTCTTTTATTTATTTGATGAAGTACACTGTTTATATCGAGCCATGGGGATGGTGAGAAAAGCTTCAAAGTAAAAGGGGATATACATAAAAACAGACCTTAAAAATTCATTGAATTTTTAAGGTCTGTTATTTTTTTTATGCTATAGCACTCACGATTGATTCATAAACATCATTCCAAAATTGTGAGTTGTCTTTGTAAGTTTCATGTATAATTCTATGAACTTCTTTTTCTTTATCTGCAAATGATGGATCATCTTTAGCAGGTAAGTCTTTACGTGTTTCTTCAACAAATTTCTGTACTGTTGTCGCTCTAGGACCCCAAACATGTTCTTGTTCATGTTTTTCATTTAAAAATACAAAGATTGGAATAGATCTTGCTGTGCCATTAGTTAAGTATTGATCAATAAGATTTGTATCTTCATCTCTATGGAATACTTTAATCTCAATATCAGCGTAATCCGCAATGTTTAATAGAACTGGAATGTTCATCATTGCATCTCCACACCAATCTTCAGTAATTACAAGCACTTTATACTTT is a window from the Mammaliicoccus sp. Marseille-Q6498 genome containing:
- a CDS encoding thioredoxin family protein is translated as MTKLVTYFEQSQPIKEYVNEMTTNKEALLDIYQSFQLPKNDERLDKIKEKKYKVLVITEDWCGDAMMNIPVLLNIADYADIEIKVFHRDEDTNLIDQYLTNGTARSIPIFVFLNEKHEQEHVWGPRATTVQKFVEETRKDLPAKDDPSFADKEKEVHRIIHETYKDNSQFWNDVYESIVSAIA